From a region of the Mercurialis annua linkage group LG1-X, ddMerAnnu1.2, whole genome shotgun sequence genome:
- the LOC126683811 gene encoding uncharacterized protein LOC126683811, protein MQYIMEGIMEENNLAEVLDAEVVYEEEEVSEDHEIGLEELEQAPPWIDDEAIHVREELEEVNLGTSEEPQVTFVSKNLEVGLKIKLTVLLQEYKDCFAWQYSDMPGLSRTLVEHRLPIKPEFQPYRQPPRRVSKEVELKVKEEIEKLCKAGFIRPAKYSNWLANVVPVVKKNGKLRICIDFRDLNEATPKDIYAMPIADTLIDATANHSLLSFMDCFAGYNQIMVAKEDISKTAFRCPGSIGTFEWVVMPFGLRNAGATYQRAMNAIFHDLLGKTMEVYIDDVVVKSKLMKDHLENLEEAFRRMRVHCLKLNPLKCAFGVKAGIFLGFLVHERGIEVDQNKTKAIREAKPPRNKTELQRFLGQVNYLRRFISNLAGKTKVFSELLKLKKEDVFRWETIHQEAFDEIKDYLMKPPVLMPPKKGIPLRLYISAAEGSIGCLLAQSNQDGHEQAIYYLSRSMTSTEVRYTPIMKLCLALFFACTKLRHYLLSNRVYVVSQTDLMKYMLNKPVLSGNIGKWLLSLADFHLIYHPQKSVKGQALADFLADHPCINLGDESKFDLPVFMNEHRPWMLKFDGSSTDRSAGAGIIIVSPSGAKTSLSFNLDFECTNNQSEYEALIIGLEILLDLGAKKVKIIGDSQLVIRQVSGEYKCMSYSLTSYYAIAIQLIESFEEVELVHVPREENWEADELSQLASGLRLSEELTHRLVMVQRKTHPSIFKRGVQLDIFNIDDNLVQDWRRDIKKYLENPSKKMMYKVRVRAVNYVLIEDVLYRRGFDNLLLRCLGTTEALEVMKQTHEGVCGAHQSGVKMRWLIRRHGYFWPSILKDCMTFAKGCQSCQRYGNIQRLPAAELKSVIKPWPFRGWAIDLIGKIYPPSSKNHSFIIVATDYFTKWVVAKPLVKTEQKDVIKFIKEEIIHQFGIPQSVTTDQGTMFTGKEMQEFATDYGIKLLTSTPYYAQANGQAESSNKIIINIVQKMLEENPKDWHRILSEALWAYRTSRRNATGVSPFMLTYGHDAVLPMEVVVRSLRVAKQNHLTPEDYNETMMMELENLEEGRLQALNNMIIQKKKVSRSYNKKVRPKTFQEDELVWKLILPPGTKDREYGKWSTNWEGPFLVHKVMKGNAYWLSSLEGEPHRKFINGKYLKKYTPTIWEKYNLEMT, encoded by the coding sequence ATGCAGTACATTATGGAAGGAATTATGGAGGAAAACAACTTGGCAGAGGTTCTAGATGCTGAAGTGGTttacgaagaagaagaagtttctGAAGATCATGAGATTGGCTTGGAGGAGCTAGAACAAGCACCTCCTTGGATAGATGATGAAGCCATCCATGTTAGAGAGGAGTTAGAAGAAGTGAATCTTGGAACCTCTGAGGAACCTCAGGTAACTTTTGTTAGTAAAAACCTAGAGGttggtttaaaaataaaattaactgtACTCTTGCAGGAATACAAAGATTGCTTTGCATGGCAATATTCTGATATGCCGGGGTTAAGCAGGACATTGGTAGAACATCGGCTTCCTATTAAGCCCGAGTTTCAGCCATACCGCCAACCTCCAAGAAGAGTGTCAAAAGAAGTTGAATTAAAGGTAAAAgaggaaattgaaaaattgtgtaAAGCAGGCTTTATTAGGCCTGCTAAATATAGTAATTGGTTAGCAAATGTTGTTCCAGTGGTTAAAAAGAATGGAAAACTTAGAATATGCATAGACTTTAGGGACTTAAATGAAGCAACTCCTAAAGATATTTATGCTATGCCAATTGCTGACACTCTTATTGATGCTACAGCTAATCATTCTCTTTTGTCTTTTATGGATTGTTTTGCTGGATATAACCAGATTATGGTGGCTAAAGAagacatctccaaaacggcATTTAGATGTCCAGGATCTATTGGGACATTTGAATGGGTGGTCATGCCGTTTGGTTTACGTAATGCTGGtgcaacatatcagagggctATGAATGCCATCTTCCACGACCTCTTAGGTAAAACTATGGAGGTTTATATTGATGATGTTGttgtaaaatcaaaactaatgaAAGATCATTTGGAAAATCTAGAGGAAGCATTTAGGAGGATGAGAGTTCACTGTTTAAAACTCAATCCTCTGAAATGCGCCTTTGGTGTAAAAGCCGGAatttttttggggtttttggtcCATGAAAGAGGCATTGAAGTggaccaaaacaaaaccaaagctaTTCGAGAAGCTAAACCGCCTAGAAATAAAACAGAACTTCAGAGGTTTCTTGGGCAGGTTAATTACTTAAGGAGATTTATATCTAATCTTGCAGGAAAAACAAAAGTGTTCTCAGAActgttgaaattaaaaaaggagGATGTCTTCAGATGGGAAACCATCCATCAAGAGGCTTTTGATGAAATTAAAGATTATCTAATGAAGCCTCCTGTATTGATGCCTCCAAAAAAGGGTATACCTCTGAGGTTGTACATTTCAGCAGCCGAAGGTTCAATTGGGTGTCTGCTAGCCCAGAGCAACCAAGATGGACATGAACAGGCTATTTATTATTTGAGCCGTTCGATGACATCTACAGAGGTTAGATACACTCCTATCATGAAATTGTGTCTGGCTTTGTTTTTTGCCTGCACTAAGTTAAGACACTATCTGCTTAGTAATAGAGTCTATGTGGTGTCTCAAACCGACTTGATGAAATATATGCTAAACAAACCTGTTTTATCAGGAAATATTGGAAAGTGGTTATTAAGTTTGGCAGACTTTCATTTGATTTATCATCCCCAGAAGTCGGTCAAAGGTCAGGCTCTAGCAGATTTCCTAGCCGACCATCCATGTATAAACCTAGGAGATGAAAGTAAATTTGACTTACCGGTTTTTATGAATGAACATAGACCTTGGATGCTTAAATTTGATGGGTCTAGTACAGATAGGTCTGCGGGTGCTGGAATCATAATAGTATCACCTTCTGGAGCTAAGACCTCCTTGTCTTTTAATCTTGACTTTGAATGTACAAATAATCAATCTGAGTATGAGGCTTTGATTATTGGATTAGAAATCCTCCTAGATCTaggtgctaaaaaggtcaaaataaTTGGAGATTCTCAATTGGTTATTAGACAAGTGTCTGGCGAATATAAATGTATGAGTTACTCTTTAACTTCTTATTATGCTATTGCTATACAGTTAATAGAGAGTTTTGAAGAGGTTGAATTAGTACATGTTCCTAGAGAGGAAAATTGGGAGGCCGATGAATTATCACAGCTAGCATCTGGCCTACGTCTGTCGGAGGAGTTAACTCACCGACTAGTAATGGTACAAAGAAAAACTCacccttcaatttttaaaagaggAGTACAACtagatattttcaatattgatGATAACTTAGTACAGGATTGGAGGAGAGACATTAAAAAGTACCTGGAGAATCCTAGCAAGAAGATGATGTATAAAGTAAGAGTGAGAGCTGTTAACTACGTGCTCATAGAAGATGTTTTATACAGAAGAGGATTCGACAACCTATTGCTAAGATGCCTTGGAACTACAGAGGCACTAGAGGTCATGAAACAAACTCATGAAGGAGTTTGTGGAGCACATCAATCCGGAGTGAAAATGAGATGGCTGATCCGAAGACATGGTTACTTCTGGCCATCAATCCTAAAAGATTGCATGACTTTTGCAAAGGGTTGTCAATCGTGCCAAAGGTATGGAAACATACAAAGACTTCCAGCTGCTGAGTTGAAGTCTGTCATCAAACCATGGCCATTCAGAGGTTGGGCCATAGATTTGATAGGTAAAATATATCCTCCATCTTCTAAAAATCACAGTTTCATAATTGTAGCTACTGATTACTTTACCAAATGGGTAGTCGCTAAGCCATTGGTAAAGACAGAGCAAAAAgatgttattaaatttattaaagaggAAATTATTCATCAATTTGGAATTCCACAATCAGTAACTACTGACCAGGGCACAATGTTCACTGGTAAGGAGATGCAAGAATTTGCCActgattatggaataaaattattgacCTCTACACCTTATTATGCTCAGGCCAATGGCCAAGCTGAatcttctaataaaattatcatcaaCATAGTTCAAAAAATGTTGGAAGAAAATCCAAAGGATTGGCATCGGATTTTATCAGAAGCACTCTGGGCATATCGCACCTCTAGGCGAAATGCTACAGGAGTAAGTCCATTTATGCTAACCTATGGTCATGATGCAGTGTTACCCATGGAGGTGGTGGTGAGGTCATTGAGAGTAGCTAAGCAGAATCATTTGACTCCAGAAGATTACAATGAAACCATGATGATGGAGTTAGAAAATCTAGAAGAAGGGAGACTTCAGGCTTTAAACAATATGATAATACAGAAGAAAAAAGTCTCCAGAAGCTACAACAAGAAAGTTAGACCTAAGACATTTCAAGAAGATGAGCTAGTATGGAAGTTGATCTTACCCCCTGGTACTAAAGATAGAGAATATGGGAAATGGTCTACTAATTGGGAAGGGCCATTCTTAGTCCACAAGGTGATGAAGGGGAATGCGTACTGGCTATCAAGTTTAGAGGGTGAGCCTCatagaaaatttattaatgGAAAGTACTTGAAGAAATACACCCCCACCATCTGGGAGAAATACAACTTAGAAATGACTTAA